In a single window of the Paenibacillus sp. MMS20-IR301 genome:
- a CDS encoding ROK family protein, with protein sequence MKLLGAIEAGGTKFVCGIGNEDGTILDRVSFPTTTPQETMGQVLDYFSRKGAEAIGIGSFGPIDPVIGSTTYGYITTTPKPHWGGFNLVGAVAEQFNVPIGFDTDVNGAALGEYTWGAAAGLDSCLYITVGTGIGAGAVVGGRLIHGLSHPEMGHILVRRHPEDDFAGFCPYHADCLEGLAAGPAIGKRWGRPAGELPADHPAWEMEAHYLAHALMNYVLILSPQKIVMGGGVMKQSQLFPLIHTKLQELLAGYVQHPALNDNIGSYIVPPKLGDNAGLAGALGLARLALEAE encoded by the coding sequence GTGAAATTGCTCGGAGCGATTGAAGCAGGGGGAACAAAGTTTGTATGCGGCATCGGAAATGAGGACGGGACGATTCTCGACCGGGTGAGCTTTCCGACCACTACACCTCAAGAGACCATGGGACAAGTACTGGATTATTTCTCCCGTAAAGGGGCCGAAGCTATCGGAATCGGTTCCTTCGGACCGATTGATCCGGTAATCGGCAGTACTACATATGGATATATTACAACCACTCCGAAGCCGCATTGGGGCGGGTTCAATCTGGTTGGGGCAGTTGCGGAGCAGTTCAATGTTCCCATCGGGTTCGATACAGATGTGAACGGTGCCGCCCTGGGCGAGTACACCTGGGGCGCGGCCGCGGGGCTGGACAGCTGCCTCTACATCACAGTGGGGACAGGCATCGGTGCCGGTGCCGTGGTTGGCGGCAGGCTGATTCACGGGCTGTCCCATCCGGAGATGGGACATATTCTCGTCCGCCGTCATCCTGAGGATGACTTTGCAGGCTTCTGCCCGTATCATGCCGATTGCCTGGAAGGCCTGGCGGCAGGTCCGGCAATCGGTAAGCGCTGGGGCCGGCCGGCCGGTGAGCTGCCTGCGGATCATCCCGCCTGGGAGATGGAAGCCCATTATCTGGCCCACGCGCTGATGAACTATGTGCTGATCCTTTCACCGCAGAAGATTGTGATGGGCGGCGGAGTGATGAAGCAGAGTCAGCTGTTCCCGCTGATTCACACCAAGCTGCAGGAACTCTTAGCCGGCTATGTGCAGCATCCGGCGCTGAATGACAATATCGGCAGCTATATCGTTCCGCCGAAGCTTGGGGATAATGCCGGGCTGGCAGGGGCACTTGGATTGGCCAGACTGGCGCTTGAAGCGGAATAA
- a CDS encoding HRDC domain-containing protein — MQIVFMNRLSRLSEVDREVFAQLWIGEEEGVWRLGWRDFSGAQEMGDSLWYEGSSWNEMLCVYRHELAVKMGEGYRPLIDGVFHEEEHLGGRSQEQLKLQYYSEQHAADAVYDELCSWRRGKASSERKAPYVLASNRLLRMISAFLPHTTEELLQIPGVGEGKASQYGADWLQITSGIQRAHSFPLSWVNEAIDEEGFVSWLYKQKELKYKKQLERLRLRRVLLQAIEAGQGMEQIRALSGISRREILEAAEELEKDGYSVEKLITFELSEVSPLEQNNIWTAYELMGDTFLKPVLYKAYGEDFAPAEGLDMYYERLRLIRLRFRREQPVKLGLATNL, encoded by the coding sequence ATGCAGATCGTATTCATGAACCGTTTGTCCAGATTGTCAGAGGTGGACCGGGAGGTCTTCGCCCAGCTATGGATTGGTGAAGAGGAGGGCGTGTGGCGCCTGGGCTGGCGGGATTTCTCCGGAGCACAGGAGATGGGGGACAGCCTGTGGTATGAAGGCAGCTCATGGAATGAAATGCTGTGTGTGTACCGGCATGAGCTTGCGGTGAAGATGGGGGAAGGCTACCGTCCGCTGATCGATGGAGTGTTCCATGAGGAGGAGCATCTGGGCGGGCGCAGCCAGGAGCAGCTTAAGCTGCAGTATTACAGTGAGCAGCACGCAGCGGATGCGGTTTATGATGAGCTGTGCTCCTGGCGCAGAGGCAAAGCCTCCAGTGAGCGTAAAGCGCCTTATGTGCTTGCGAGCAACCGTCTGTTGCGGATGATCAGCGCCTTTCTCCCGCATACAACCGAAGAGCTGCTGCAAATTCCCGGGGTCGGCGAGGGCAAAGCGTCACAGTATGGTGCGGATTGGCTGCAGATTACCTCAGGTATCCAGCGGGCGCATTCCTTTCCGCTCTCTTGGGTGAATGAAGCTATTGACGAGGAGGGCTTTGTCTCCTGGCTGTACAAGCAGAAGGAGCTGAAGTACAAGAAGCAGCTGGAGCGGCTGCGGCTGCGGCGTGTTCTGCTTCAGGCCATTGAGGCCGGACAAGGCATGGAGCAGATCCGGGCGCTGAGCGGAATTTCCCGGCGCGAGATTCTGGAGGCAGCCGAGGAACTGGAGAAGGACGGATATTCGGTGGAGAAGCTGATCACATTTGAACTGAGCGAGGTTAGTCCGCTGGAACAGAATAATATATGGACGGCCTATGAACTGATGGGTGATACCTTCCTGAAGCCGGTGCTCTACAAAGCATACGGAGAGGATTTCGCACCCGCTGAAGGACTCGATATGTACTATGAGCGCCTGCGGCTGATCCGGCTCCGCTTCCGGCGGGAGCAGCCGGTGAAGCTGGGGCTGGCTACAAATCTGTAG
- a CDS encoding cobalt-precorrin 5A hydrolase, with amino-acid sequence MHKRYAAVAITRNGIMLAAKLGAELSGTAVYGYAKYCGGLEGQSGEIAAFDGPVRDLLPQLFRSYEAIILFFSLGAAVRLTAPLLGDKKTDPAVIVIDERGEHVISMLSGHLGGANRLTLQIAGLLGSHPVITTASDVQGIFAVDLLGQEYGWRPDSFAGMKAVSAALVNGEPVAFVQESGERGWLPPGTVLPEHVRLFTDREELLGSGFSCPAAIIVTDRLLLEPEAAALPGSTVVFRPRSLVLGLGCNRGTAAAELEAVVLHTLAELGLSLHSVRNAATAGIKGDEAGLLALCAKYGWELELYSPEQLNTIALDNPSAAVFRATGAYGVCEPAALLSSGAGELLLRKHKSGNVTIAVARVVHDVPCVKKGESRHG; translated from the coding sequence GTGCATAAGCGCTATGCTGCGGTTGCCATTACGCGGAATGGAATCATGCTTGCAGCGAAGCTCGGAGCAGAGCTGAGCGGTACTGCAGTTTATGGTTATGCCAAGTATTGCGGCGGCCTTGAGGGGCAGTCCGGGGAGATTGCGGCTTTTGACGGACCGGTTAGAGACCTGCTTCCGCAGCTTTTCCGGAGCTATGAAGCAATTATTCTGTTCTTTTCTCTGGGAGCTGCCGTCCGGCTGACCGCTCCGCTGCTCGGGGACAAAAAAACCGACCCCGCCGTTATCGTCATCGACGAGCGCGGAGAGCATGTCATCAGCATGCTCTCCGGTCATCTTGGCGGAGCCAACAGGCTCACATTGCAGATTGCCGGGCTGCTCGGCAGCCATCCTGTCATTACAACAGCCTCGGATGTACAGGGCATATTCGCTGTAGATCTGCTTGGACAGGAATACGGCTGGCGGCCGGACAGCTTCGCCGGGATGAAGGCGGTAAGTGCTGCACTCGTCAACGGGGAGCCGGTGGCTTTCGTGCAAGAGAGCGGGGAGCGCGGCTGGCTTCCTCCGGGAACAGTGCTGCCGGAGCATGTCCGGCTGTTCACGGACAGGGAGGAGCTGCTCGGCAGCGGCTTCAGCTGCCCGGCGGCAATCATAGTGACGGACAGGCTGCTGCTTGAGCCGGAGGCAGCCGCATTACCAGGCAGCACGGTAGTATTCCGCCCGCGCAGCCTGGTGCTTGGCCTTGGCTGCAACCGCGGCACGGCGGCGGCGGAGCTGGAAGCTGTAGTGCTGCACACGCTGGCGGAGCTTGGGCTGTCGCTGCACAGCGTCCGCAATGCCGCTACAGCAGGAATTAAAGGTGACGAAGCCGGGCTGCTGGCCCTGTGTGCCAAGTATGGCTGGGAGCTGGAGCTGTATTCACCGGAGCAGCTGAACACAATTGCGCTGGACAATCCGTCGGCGGCCGTATTCAGAGCTACCGGAGCGTACGGAGTCTGCGAGCCGGCTGCGCTGCTGTCTTCAGGAGCGGGGGAACTGCTGCTCCGCAAGCACAAGAGCGGGAATGTGACCATCGCCGTAGCCCGGGTTGTGCATGATGTACCGTGCGTGAAGAAGGGGGAGAGCAGGCATGGATGA
- a CDS encoding cobyrinate a,c-diamide synthase, with product MDDKIRRELLYRPRFVVAGTGSGSGKTTVTLGLMRAFARRGLKVQGFKCGPDYIDPAYHSAVTGRPSRNLDSWMTTHSYLQQYFLRASEHADVSVIEGVMGLYDGKEDTALTGSTAEIAVLTDSPVLLVVDVRSMGRSAAAIVLGFRQLEPEVRIAAVIVNRCGSEGHYQMVRAAIESACGIPVIGWLPRDSGLDIPERHLGLLPAVERGELAPLFDHAADLLAQGTDLERLLELAAAAPGLRCPVQAGPASLRPAAAAQLAVEQLPEAAAPPCPPAALPAPPSAAAVSAVAEPYQPVIAVARDAAFNFYYADNLELLERAGARLVTFSPLSGGGIPPEADGIYLGGGFPEEFAAAIAANPLFLSGLRAAAADGMPLYAECGGYMVLARSLTDRAGVVHTMAGIIPAHTVMQERRAALGYREVTALQDNLLLKQGEQLRGHEFHYSVMDYLPGEARTFVYESKGRGGTRPEGYINSSGNVMAAYAHVHLASHLPAAGRLVAACRAYHEQKLYRLNYKT from the coding sequence ATGGATGACAAGATCCGGCGGGAGCTGCTGTACCGTCCGCGCTTCGTGGTGGCCGGTACAGGCAGCGGTTCCGGTAAAACAACAGTTACCCTCGGTCTGATGCGGGCTTTTGCCCGCCGCGGGCTGAAGGTGCAGGGCTTCAAATGCGGGCCTGACTATATCGATCCTGCCTACCACAGTGCCGTCACAGGCCGGCCCTCCCGCAATCTGGATTCATGGATGACTACCCACAGTTACCTGCAGCAGTATTTCCTGCGTGCTTCGGAGCACGCGGATGTGTCGGTTATTGAGGGCGTTATGGGGCTGTATGACGGTAAAGAGGATACTGCGCTTACCGGGTCAACCGCGGAGATTGCGGTTCTGACGGACAGTCCGGTGCTGCTGGTCGTGGATGTCCGCAGCATGGGACGGAGTGCTGCGGCTATTGTGCTGGGCTTCCGGCAGCTGGAGCCGGAGGTACGGATTGCAGCGGTTATAGTCAACCGCTGCGGCAGCGAAGGCCACTACCAGATGGTCAGGGCTGCCATCGAGTCTGCCTGCGGCATTCCCGTGATCGGCTGGCTGCCCCGGGACAGCGGCCTCGATATTCCCGAGCGGCATCTCGGCCTGCTCCCCGCGGTGGAGCGCGGGGAGCTTGCGCCCTTATTCGACCATGCGGCTGATTTGCTCGCGCAGGGCACCGATCTGGAGCGGCTGCTGGAGCTTGCCGCTGCTGCGCCTGGTCTGCGCTGCCCTGTGCAAGCTGGACCCGCATCGCTAAGGCCGGCGGCTGCCGCACAGCTGGCGGTGGAGCAGCTGCCGGAAGCCGCTGCTCCACCCTGCCCGCCAGCTGCGCTGCCAGCGCCGCCTTCTGCGGCAGCGGTGAGCGCTGTAGCTGAGCCGTATCAGCCCGTCATTGCTGTCGCCCGTGATGCAGCGTTCAATTTCTATTACGCTGATAACCTGGAGCTGCTCGAACGGGCCGGAGCGCGGCTGGTAACGTTCAGCCCGCTCAGCGGCGGGGGAATCCCGCCGGAAGCCGATGGAATCTATCTCGGCGGCGGGTTCCCGGAAGAATTCGCCGCTGCTATAGCTGCGAATCCGCTCTTCCTGAGCGGGCTGAGGGCTGCAGCCGCAGACGGGATGCCGCTGTACGCTGAATGCGGCGGCTACATGGTTCTGGCCCGCAGCCTGACTGACCGTGCGGGCGTGGTGCATACGATGGCCGGAATCATTCCGGCACATACAGTGATGCAGGAGCGCCGCGCCGCCCTCGGCTACCGGGAAGTGACGGCGCTCCAGGATAACCTGCTGCTGAAGCAGGGGGAGCAGCTGCGCGGCCATGAGTTCCATTATTCTGTCATGGACTACCTTCCGGGTGAAGCCCGGACCTTTGTCTATGAGAGCAAAGGGCGGGGCGGCACGCGTCCGGAAGGTTACATCAACAGCAGCGGCAATGTTATGGCAGCTTATGCCCATGTCCATCTGGCCTCTCATCTCCCGGCAGCGGGGCGGCTGGTGGCGGCATGCCGTGCTTATCATGAACAGAAGCTATATAGATTGAACTATAAAACTTAG